In Candidatus Firestonebacteria bacterium RIFOXYD2_FULL_39_29, one genomic interval encodes:
- a CDS encoding 1-deoxy-D-xylulose-5-phosphate reductoisomerase — protein MKRKKIAILGSTGSIGVSTLKVISAFPALFEVTALSAKGSNVKLLAEQIGRFKPKFVSIHDKDAFIRLKSSGSFKGTEIYEGFEGQLKLIRECESDIMVIALVGGAGLIPALEAIKRGKNIALANKETLVVAGDIVMNEAKKKGVKIFPVDSEHSAIFQCLNGEDPKKVKKLILTASGGPFFSHGKSELETITPEAALNHPKWEMGKKVTIDSSTLMNKGFEIIEAHHLFGISVEDIEVVIHPECVVHSMVEFVDNSVIAQLGVTDMRLPIQYALFYPERMNNNIGRLNFAKLKTLEFYKPDIVKFPALAYAVEACKAGGTAPAVLSGSGEAAVNAFLNKKISFTGMSKLIKKALKNRTIIKKALLKDVIAAEKWGREFVEKETENNGIY, from the coding sequence GTGAAGAGAAAAAAGATAGCAATTCTTGGTTCAACCGGTTCTATAGGCGTAAGCACGCTTAAAGTCATCTCCGCTTTTCCTGCTCTCTTTGAAGTCACTGCTTTGAGCGCGAAAGGAAGTAATGTTAAACTTCTCGCGGAGCAAATAGGAAGATTTAAACCGAAATTTGTTTCTATTCATGATAAGGATGCGTTTATCCGGCTTAAGTCCTCAGGAAGTTTTAAGGGTACAGAGATATATGAAGGATTTGAGGGACAGCTAAAGCTTATCCGCGAATGTGAGTCGGATATTATGGTAATTGCCCTGGTAGGCGGGGCGGGGCTTATTCCCGCTTTAGAAGCTATTAAAAGAGGGAAAAATATTGCTCTTGCGAATAAAGAAACCCTGGTCGTAGCCGGGGATATTGTTATGAACGAAGCAAAAAAGAAAGGGGTTAAAATCTTTCCGGTGGACAGCGAGCATTCTGCTATTTTTCAATGCCTTAACGGGGAAGACCCTAAGAAAGTTAAAAAACTGATACTTACCGCTTCCGGAGGGCCTTTTTTTAGTCACGGAAAAAGCGAACTTGAAACTATAACTCCTGAAGCGGCTCTTAATCATCCGAAGTGGGAGATGGGAAAGAAAGTCACTATTGACTCTTCAACCCTTATGAATAAAGGTTTTGAAATAATAGAAGCGCACCATCTTTTCGGTATATCTGTAGAGGACATCGAAGTTGTAATTCATCCTGAATGTGTTGTGCATTCCATGGTGGAGTTTGTGGATAATTCCGTTATTGCCCAGCTTGGAGTTACCGATATGCGTCTTCCGATACAATATGCGTTATTTTATCCGGAAAGAATGAATAATAATATCGGGAGATTGAATTTTGCAAAATTAAAAACTCTGGAATTTTATAAGCCGGATATTGTTAAATTTCCTGCGCTTGCTTATGCCGTAGAAGCCTGTAAGGCAGGAGGGACGGCTCCTGCAGTGCTTTCAGGATCCGGAGAAGCTGCAGTTAACGCCTTTCTTAATAAAAAGATAAGTTTTACGGGAATGTCAAAACTGATAAAAAAAGCTCTTAAAAACAGAACAATTATTAAAAAAGCATTGTTAAAGGATGTAATTGCAGCAGAAAAATGGGGTCGAGAATTTGTAGAAAAGGAGACTGAAAATAATGGAATATATTGA
- a CDS encoding ribosome recycling factor, with protein sequence MAFNFALYEDKLKKGVDHLRKELSTIRTGRANASILDNVKVEYYGSMVPISQVAAVNVPQAKTIEIKAWDSSALPAIEKAIQKSDLGLNPVNDGKLIRINIPALTEERRKELVKYAKKVSEEEKVALRNNRRTANEEVDTNKTKGEISEDQQKKDKEKIQKTLDSYIAQIDKILADKEKEMMEV encoded by the coding sequence ATGGCTTTTAATTTTGCGCTCTACGAAGATAAGTTGAAAAAGGGTGTGGATCATTTAAGGAAAGAGCTTTCTACCATCAGGACCGGCAGGGCGAATGCTTCAATACTTGATAATGTTAAGGTGGAATACTACGGGAGTATGGTCCCGATCTCGCAGGTGGCTGCGGTAAATGTTCCCCAGGCTAAGACCATTGAGATCAAGGCTTGGGATTCTTCGGCGCTTCCGGCGATTGAAAAAGCAATCCAGAAATCCGACCTGGGTTTAAATCCGGTTAATGACGGGAAACTTATCCGCATAAATATTCCGGCGCTTACGGAAGAACGCAGAAAAGAGCTGGTAAAGTACGCGAAAAAAGTCAGTGAAGAAGAAAAGGTCGCCCTGAGGAATAACAGGCGCACCGCGAATGAAGAAGTGGATACAAATAAAACAAAAGGCGAGATTTCTGAAGACCAGCAGAAAAAAGATAAAGAAAAGATACAGAAAACTCTGGATAGTTATATTGCTCAGATCGATAAAATTCTTGCTGATAAAGAAAAAGAAATGATGGAAGTGTAG
- a CDS encoding di-trans,poly-cis-decaprenylcistransferase — protein MSNTMKSSSITRDVLKSINKDKLPRHIAIIMDGNGRWAAKKGLPRTAGHKKGMDTVDTIVTTCTNLGIKVLTLYAFSTENWRRPEKEVSFLMRLLKTYLILQRAKLMKNKIRLNVIGRLNELPGFVQKELAKTLKVTKNNTAMTLNLALNYGGRVEIIDAVRKILKDVIAAKGELNPETAINSIDEDTFSNYLYTAGLPDPDLLIRTSGEMRISNFLLWQIAYSEIYVTDILWPDFKEEDLYMSVLNYQHRERRFGGVKSV, from the coding sequence ATGTCAAATACAATGAAAAGCTCTTCGATCACCCGGGATGTTTTAAAAAGCATCAATAAAGATAAGCTGCCGAGGCATATAGCTATTATAATGGATGGTAACGGCAGGTGGGCGGCAAAGAAGGGGCTTCCCAGAACGGCGGGACATAAAAAGGGGATGGACACCGTTGATACTATAGTTACGACCTGTACAAATCTTGGGATAAAAGTGCTCACGCTTTATGCTTTTTCCACGGAGAACTGGCGCCGGCCGGAAAAAGAAGTTTCTTTCCTTATGCGGCTTTTGAAAACTTATCTTATCCTCCAGCGCGCAAAATTAATGAAAAATAAGATCCGTTTGAATGTTATAGGCAGGTTAAACGAACTTCCCGGGTTTGTTCAGAAAGAACTTGCAAAGACCTTAAAGGTTACAAAAAATAATACGGCTATGACTCTTAACCTGGCGTTAAATTACGGGGGAAGGGTAGAAATAATTGACGCTGTGAGAAAAATATTAAAAGATGTTATTGCCGCGAAGGGTGAGCTTAACCCGGAAACAGCAATTAATTCAATTGATGAAGATACTTTTTCGAATTATCTCTATACTGCGGGACTTCCTGATCCTGATCTGCTGATTAGAACCAGCGGGGAAATGCGGATTTCAAACTTTCTTTTATGGCAGATAGCTTACAGTGAAATATATGTTACGGACATTCTTTGGCCGGATTTTAAAGAAGAAGATCTCTATATGTCCGTACTGAATTATCAACATAGGGAAAGGCGTTTTGGAGGGGTGAAAAGCGTATGA
- a CDS encoding 4-hydroxy-3-methylbut-2-en-1-yl diphosphate synthase produces MNRRKTRPVFCGRVKIGGNASISIQSMTKTDTRDVAATISQIKEVEKAGCDIIRVAVPDEESAKALKKIKKGIKIPLVADIHFNYKLALMSIDSGADKIRINPGNIGEEWKVKEILAAAKSAKIPIRIGLNAGSIEKYTGRKRHEKAPVMAGKLVSKAMEYVRLFEKNRFYDMVISLKASDTMMTVEAYRKMAKLCDYPFHLGVTEAGTAITGTVKSSVGIGLMLNEGLGDTLRVSLAAEPKEEIKVGREILKTLGLRKNESDLIVCPTCGRCEVDIFGMAKKVEDEMLKLKKPVKVAVMGCVVNGPGEASEADLGLAGGKKSGLIFKNGKIIKKVPEKYLLKEFIKELRKIGQV; encoded by the coding sequence ATGAACAGACGTAAAACCAGACCGGTTTTTTGCGGCAGGGTTAAAATAGGAGGGAACGCTTCTATCTCCATTCAGTCTATGACCAAGACGGACACCAGAGATGTTGCTGCGACTATTTCTCAGATTAAAGAGGTTGAAAAAGCAGGCTGTGATATTATCCGTGTTGCGGTTCCTGATGAAGAATCAGCTAAAGCCCTGAAGAAAATAAAAAAAGGAATAAAAATACCACTGGTTGCGGATATTCATTTTAATTATAAGCTTGCGCTTATGTCGATAGATTCCGGTGCCGACAAGATCAGGATCAATCCGGGGAATATCGGCGAAGAATGGAAAGTAAAAGAAATCCTTGCTGCGGCTAAAAGCGCAAAAATCCCAATAAGAATAGGACTGAATGCCGGCTCAATAGAGAAATATACCGGAAGAAAACGCCATGAAAAAGCGCCGGTAATGGCAGGTAAGCTGGTATCAAAAGCAATGGAATATGTCAGATTATTTGAGAAGAACCGTTTTTATGATATGGTTATTTCGCTGAAAGCCTCTGATACCATGATGACTGTTGAAGCATACAGAAAAATGGCAAAACTTTGTGACTATCCTTTTCATCTTGGGGTTACCGAGGCGGGGACAGCTATTACAGGTACGGTGAAGTCTTCCGTCGGGATAGGGCTGATGCTGAATGAAGGACTGGGAGATACTCTTAGAGTGTCTCTTGCGGCAGAACCAAAAGAGGAAATTAAAGTGGGTAGAGAAATATTAAAAACTTTAGGGCTTCGTAAAAATGAGTCAGATTTGATCGTTTGCCCGACTTGCGGCCGGTGTGAAGTTGATATCTTTGGTATGGCAAAAAAAGTGGAAGATGAAATGTTAAAGCTTAAAAAACCTGTAAAGGTAGCTGTGATGGGATGTGTAGTTAACGGGCCGGGAGAGGCCTCGGAAGCTGATTTAGGGCTTGCAGGAGGAAAAAAAAGCGGTCTTATATTTAAAAATGGAAAAATAATTAAAAAGGTTCCTGAAAAATACCTTTTAAAAGAATTTATTAAAGAACTTAGAAAAATAGGACAGGTGTGA
- a CDS encoding 6-carboxytetrahydropterin synthase QueD, translating into MYELNVEDEFASAHYLRGYKGKCERVHGHNYRVMITVKAKKLNKIGLAVDFSEIKVELKKNMEILDHRLLDELPCFKKVNPSAENIAKYIFDSMNKPLKVKQVKLSKVTVWETARASASYSNE; encoded by the coding sequence ATGTATGAGCTAAATGTAGAAGACGAGTTTGCTTCGGCGCATTACCTCAGGGGTTATAAAGGTAAATGTGAAAGAGTACACGGTCATAATTATAGGGTCATGATCACGGTAAAAGCAAAAAAGCTTAATAAAATTGGACTGGCTGTGGATTTTTCGGAGATTAAAGTTGAGCTTAAAAAAAATATGGAAATACTTGATCATCGTTTGCTGGATGAACTTCCGTGTTTTAAAAAAGTAAATCCTTCCGCGGAAAATATTGCGAAATATATTTTTGACAGTATGAACAAACCGTTAAAAGTAAAACAGGTAAAACTTTCGAAGGTTACGGTCTGGGAGACCGCAAGGGCTTCGGCCTCCTATTCCAATGAGTAA